AAGAACAAAGCGGGCAATCAAATTCTTTAAAAAACTTTGTGAAGAAAGATCAGCATGCACCTGAACATTGAACCTTGCGTTGATACGGCGTGCAATTAACCACGAGAAAAGACCTCGCCAAAAAGGATCCTGCGACGTAACCACATCAAATTTTCCCTCGGGGATTTTTGGCCATATTGAACCATTCCCCCAGAAAACCGTGGACAGCTTTTCAACACTTTTTGCCTGGAGGTCAAAACGCGGATGTCCCGGGGCAAAATTTTTATCTCCTGTAATTACTAAAACTTTCATATATTTAATACGTTCAATACTTTCTTAACCAAGTTCTTTTGCAAGTTCCGACAGCATCCTTTCCTCACTGAAATCTTTTATTTTCTGCTTGCCGTTTAAAACAAGCTGCTGTGTCCAGTTCTTGTCTTCAAATACTCGAAGAATTGCATCGGTAATTTTGTCTCCTTCATCGTAACGAGTGAGCATGCCGTTTACCCCATCGACAATTATTTCCTTATTCCCTCCGGCATCTGTTGTTACTATCGGGGTTTCAAGCGCCATAACCTCGAGGAGCTGATGCGACATTCCTTCATAGGAAGTATTCAATACAAATGCATCAGCGGCTCTTATATATTCAAAAAGTTCACCCTGCGGCTTCCTGCCTATGAGTACGATATTCTTATCCATCTTATTTTGATTAATCAATGTTTCCAGATAGGATTTATCCGGTCCTTCACCGACAATATAAAGTCTGGTATCCGGATATTTGGAAATGAGCTTTGGCATTACAAATGTGATGAGTTTGGCAAACCCCTTCCATGGGACGAGACGGCCGGCGCTTACCAGCATATGGCCGGTGAGTCCCAGTTTCTTGCGTATTGATTCTTTTTCTCCCGGAAGTGACGGAGCGTCGAAAGAATTATAGACAACATTTATTTTATCTTTCCCAATGCCCCAATTTATAATGATTTTTTTGAGATAAAAACTTGGAACAATGATTTTATCCGCATGATACGCGACAAAAAATTGAGTTTTTTTCAAAATACGCACCAAAAGAGGGTATTTGTCATATTCCGTCGAGAAAGCATCGAGAAGGTCGGTCACTCCAGATCTTTGAGACCCTTGCTCCCACGCATAGTCACCGACAATAATAAGCACGAATTTTTTCCTAAGTATTTTTGCCGCAAACAGTGACGGCAGCCCGACGCTCACCGGATCTTGGGCAAGGATAATATCCGCCCGAATGCCTTTGAATAAAACGAGAAAGAAATAAAAAATATGCCTTACAATCTTCGGGAAACGCAGCACGTCGCCAAATTTGGCAATAGATATAGGAAATCCAAGTTCTGGAAATTTTTTCTCCAGAAGAGCGGTGCGTGTTGCGGGTCCTCCCACTTGCGGAGGGTATAACGGAGTTGCGATGAGGATTTTTTTATTTTTGTTCATTGCTTTATCTTATTAAAAATTTTTCCCTTGTACCATTTTATTTCAGCCGCCAAACCCTCCTCCAAAGAAACCCGAGGACTATATCCCAACAGGGCTTTGATTTTCCCGATATGAGCCGATGTCTCAAACTGATCCCCCCGTCTGCGGGGAAGGATTTTGAGTTTTGCTTTTTGTCCCATAATTTTTTCGACTATTTGCATTCCTTCTCCGGTTGTCGCCGTTTTATCGCTTCCCATATTGAAAATTTCACCATTAACTTTTTCCAAATTGTTAAGCGCCAAAATACAGCCGTCAACGATATCTCCGACATATGTATAGCTACGAACGTGGTACTCGCTGCCCGTAAAAAAGGATACTTCTTTGTTTTCTAAGATTGATTTGATGAGACGATGATAAAACTTTTCCGGGCGCTCCCGCTCTCCATATACCGAGAAGAATCTTAAAACCGAAACAGGGATTTCGAGGTCACGATAATATGACATCGCGAGCTGTTCCGCGGCAAGCTTGGTTACACCATAATAGGATGTAGGCTTTGGTTCCGTTGTCTCATCACCGTCGGCACGCACTCCGTATACTGAAGACGTAGATGCCTGAAAAAACATTTTAAGTTTAGAAGATTTTTTGGATGATTGAAGCAAGCGTTCCGTTGCAACAATGTTGTTGTTCAAATAGTCCTCAAATGGCGTGGTTGCGGAAATGCCCGGCTGCGCTGCCATGTTAAAAATAACATCGACACCTCTTACAATATTATCAATAGGGTCGTTAACTAAATTTTTAAAAAAAATCTTCCCGCCTTTTTCTTCAACATCTTTTGCGTTAATTTTTTTGATTTCCGGAGAATAATAATCGGTTAACGCGTCAATGCCGACAACTTCATGCCCCAAGCCTAAAAGGCGCTCAGCTAAGTGAGAACCTATTGCACCGGCTACTCCCGTCACCAAAATTTTCATCTTATTTTGTGCCCCATGTGTGGCCGTTTAATCGCACGGCTTAATGGAAGTTTGTTCCCACAATTTATCACAAAAAGGCCTATAAATAAAGCTAAAATAAAGATTCGAATTTTTTAAATTCGTAATCAGGACAGAGTTCTCTGAAACCCGCGTGTGAGGTCTTCGGCAATGCCATTCCAGTAATATTTATCACAGACGAGATTTTTGGCGTTTGCCGAAATCTGTCCTGAAAGGGAAGCGTCTTCCAGGAGGCGTGTAACTTTCGAAGCGACACTTTGAGGATTTCTGGTTTCGCAAAACAGGCCGGTGGGTTCGTGGTCGGGATTTGCATCCGGGTCAAAAAGAAAAT
This bacterium DNA region includes the following protein-coding sequences:
- a CDS encoding glycosyltransferase family 4 protein → MNKNKKILIATPLYPPQVGGPATRTALLEKKFPELGFPISIAKFGDVLRFPKIVRHIFYFFLVLFKGIRADIILAQDPVSVGLPSLFAAKILRKKFVLIIVGDYAWEQGSQRSGVTDLLDAFSTEYDKYPLLVRILKKTQFFVAYHADKIIVPSFYLKKIIINWGIGKDKINVVYNSFDAPSLPGEKESIRKKLGLTGHMLVSAGRLVPWKGFAKLITFVMPKLISKYPDTRLYIVGEGPDKSYLETLINQNKMDKNIVLIGRKPQGELFEYIRAADAFVLNTSYEGMSHQLLEVMALETPIVTTDAGGNKEIIVDGVNGMLTRYDEGDKITDAILRVFEDKNWTQQLVLNGKQKIKDFSEERMLSELAKELG
- a CDS encoding NAD-dependent epimerase/dehydratase family protein, giving the protein MKILVTGVAGAIGSHLAERLLGLGHEVVGIDALTDYYSPEIKKINAKDVEEKGGKIFFKNLVNDPIDNIVRGVDVIFNMAAQPGISATTPFEDYLNNNIVATERLLQSSKKSSKLKMFFQASTSSVYGVRADGDETTEPKPTSYYGVTKLAAEQLAMSYYRDLEIPVSVLRFFSVYGERERPEKFYHRLIKSILENKEVSFFTGSEYHVRSYTYVGDIVDGCILALNNLEKVNGEIFNMGSDKTATTGEGMQIVEKIMGQKAKLKILPRRRGDQFETSAHIGKIKALLGYSPRVSLEEGLAAEIKWYKGKIFNKIKQ